The following are encoded together in the Oryzias melastigma strain HK-1 linkage group LG17, ASM292280v2, whole genome shotgun sequence genome:
- the calr3b gene encoding calreticulin 3b: MRTLTLFVGLFALYCVHAKIYFREEFLDGDEWRSRWVNSKHKSDYGEWKLTAGNFYGDAEKDKGLQTSQDARFYAASARFEPFSNEGKSVVIQFTVKHEQKIDCGGGYVKVFPSDLDQTDMHGDSSYYIMFGPDICGYSTKKVHVIFNYKGKNHLIKKEIKCKDDEFTHLYTLILNPDQTYEVKIDNEKVESGSLEEDWDFLPPKKIKDPEAKKPEDWDDRPKIDDPEDTKPEDWEKPEYIPDPDAKKPEDWMEDMDGEWEPPMINNPEYKGEWKPKQIDNPSYKGAWVHPEIDNPEHSPDANIYKFDSIGVLGLDLWQVKSGTIFDNFLITDDVKEAEDIGNETWGVTKEPEKKMKQEQDELKRKEEEDEKNKDQDTEEDDEETDEDDEESKEDAEEGPSETDEDLQAKDEL, encoded by the exons ATGCGCACTTTGACTTTATTTGTGGGTTTATTCGCTTTGTACTGCGTTCATGCAAAGATCTACTTCCGGGAGGAGTTTCTGGACGGAG ATGAATGGAGAAGTCGCTGGGTGAACTCCAAACACAAATCTGATTACGGAGAATGGAAGCTGACGGCAGGGAACTTCTATGGAGATGCAGAAAAGGACAAAG GTCTGCAGACCAGCCAAGACGCTCGCTTCTACGCCGCCTCGGCCCGCTTCGAGCCGTTCAGCAACGAGGGAAAGTCCGTGGTCATTCAGTTCACAGTGAAGCACGAGCAGAAGATCGACTGCGGCGGAGGCTACGTGAAGGTCTTCCCCTCTGACCTGGACCAGACCGACATGCATGGAGACTCCTCGTACTACATCATGTTTG GCCCTGATATCTGCGGCTACAGCACCAAGAAGGTCCACGTCATTTTTAATTACAAGGGCAAGAATCACCTCATCAAGAAAGAGATCAAATGCAAG GATGACGAGTTCACCCACCTGTACACGCTGATCCTGAATCCAGACCAGACCTATGAGGTCAAGATTGACAATGAGAAGGTAGAATCTGGCAGTCTGGAGGAGGACTGGGACTTCCTGCCTCCTAAGAAAATTAAGGATCCTGAGGCTAAGAAGCCAGAAGACTGGGACGACCGTCCAAAGATCGACGATCCTGAAGACACGAAGCCTGAG GACTGGGAGAAACCAGAATACATCCCAGATCCTGATGCCAAAAAGCCTGAAGACTGGATGGAGGACATGGATGGAGAATGGGAGCCGCCCATGATCAACAACCCAGAATACAAA GGAGAATGGAAGCCCAAACAGATCGATAATCCAAGCTACAAAGGAGCCTGGGTGCACCCAGAGATCGATAACCCCGAACACAGCCCTGACGCAAACATCTACAAGTTTGACAGCATCGGGGTTCTGGGTCTGGATCTCTGGCAG GTGAAATCAGGGACCATCTTTGACAACTTCCTCATCACTGACGACGTGAAGGAAGCAGAAGACATCGGCAACGAGACGTGGGGCGTGACCAAG GAGCCggagaagaaaatgaagcaaGAGCAGGATGAGTTgaagagaaaagaggaagaggatgaaaaGAACAAAGACCAAGACACggaagaagatgatgaagaaaccgatgaggatgatgaggagTCCAAGGAAGATGCAGAGGAGGGACCTTCAGAAACAGACGAAGACCTTCAGGCTAAAGATGAGCTTTGA